GCGGATTCAAGCAGCGCCTCGCGCTCGGCTGCGCGATCCTGCACGAGCCGCGCATCCTGTTTCTGGACGAGCCGACCGCGGGCGTCGATCCCATCAGCCGCCGCCGCTTCTGGGATCTGATCCACGAAATGAAATCGCGCGGCGTGACCGTCTTCGTCACGACGCACTACATGGACGAGGCCGAACACTGCGACGCGCTATCGCTCATCGCGGGCGGGCGCATCATCGCTTCCGGCGCGCCGCGCAAGCTTCGCGAAGAGGCGATCGCCGGCAAGCTATTCGCCGTGCACGCGGGCGATCTCGGCGCCGCGATGAATGCGCTCGCCGCATCGGCGCCGCATGGCGGGCACGGGAGCGTGCAGGTGTTCGGCCGTGAGCTGCACGTCGAGGCGGACAGCGCGGACGACATCCGCGCGCGGCTCGATGGCGCGAACATCGGCGGCGCCGACGTGCGCGAAATCCGCCCGACGCTCGAGGACGCCTTTATCGCGCTCGTCGAGCGCGGCACGAACGGAGGCGAACGTAGCCGCGACGATCAGAGACGCGACGATCAGAGCCGCGACCGTCAGGGAGCGGGCGCGTCCGAAGCAGGCGGGACGCCTGCGCTCCCGGCCGCGGGCACGGGCACGGGCACGGGCACGGGCACGGATCATGACACCACGCACGCGTCCCGCAATCTTCAATCTTCAATCTTCAATCTTCGATCGCGCATCCTCCCCATCGCACTCAAGGAAACGCGGCACATCGTGCGCGACTGGCGCACGCTGACGATGGCGATCGGCGCGCCGATCGTCATGCTGCTGCTGTTCGGCTATGCGATCACCTTCGACATCCGCTACATCCGCCTCGCCGTGTTCGATGGCGATCTTTCGCCCGAATCGCGCGATCTCATCGACAGGTTCACAAGCTCGGATTACTTCCGCCTCGCCGCCGTTGTGGACTCCGACGCGGGCCTCGGCGAGCCGATCGAGGCCGGCACGGCGCAGGTCGCCGTGTCGATCCCGCGCGGGTTCGGCGATTCGATCCGGCGCGGCGATGCGGCGAAGCTCGCCGTCATCCTGGACGGCTCCGAATCGAACACCGGCACCATCGCGGCAGGCTACGTCGAGGGCATCCTGCAGTCGTTCAACCTCGACGCGGCGCGCGCGGCGCTCGCGCGCGCGGGCGTGACGCAAGCCCCGCCGATGCCGCCCGTCGAGGTGGACATGCGCTTCTGGTACAACCCGGAGATGGAGTCCGAAAACTTCATCGTCCCCGGTCTCATCGCCGTCGTGATGATGGTGATGACCGCCCTTCTCACGAGCCTCACGGTCGTGCGCGAACGGGAGCGCGGGAGCCTCGAGCAGCTCATCGCCACACCCGTCCGCACGCACGAGGTCATCATCGGGAAACTGCTGCCCTACTTCGCGATCGGCATGATCGACTCGATCATCATCGCGGTCCTTGGCGTCGCGGTGTTCGATGTGCCGTTTGACGGCAGCATCACGCTTTTTCTCGCGGCGGCGTCGGTGTTCGCGGTCGCGGGCCTTGGCATCGGGCTATTCATCTCCACCGCGGCGAAGAACCAGATCCTCGCGATGCAGGTGGCCATCCTCGCAACGATGCTGCCCGCGTACCTGCTCTCCGGCTTCATGTTCGCCATCAAGAACATGCCCGCGTGGGTGCAGGCGATCACGTATGTCGTGCCCGCGCGCTACTTCATCGTCATGCTGCGCGGCATCATGCTGAAAGACCTGC
Above is a genomic segment from bacterium containing:
- a CDS encoding ABC transporter permease, whose amino-acid sequence is MSDRFANPHPPLHWNRDREGAGRASSDPAGSANPTHSILNPQSSIHPERDIAVEARGLTKRFGRDFVAVDRIDFTVDAGTIYGFLGPNGAGKTTTIKMLCGILAPTGGAGHVGGFDIVREQPRIKEIVGYMSQRFGLYGDLTVAQNLDFYAGIYRVESDTRRARIREVLELSGLAGREKRLTGELSGGFKQRLALGCAILHEPRILFLDEPTAGVDPISRRRFWDLIHEMKSRGVTVFVTTHYMDEAEHCDALSLIAGGRIIASGAPRKLREEAIAGKLFAVHAGDLGAAMNALAASAPHGGHGSVQVFGRELHVEADSADDIRARLDGANIGGADVREIRPTLEDAFIALVERGTNGGERSRDDQRRDDQSRDRQGAGASEAGGTPALPAAGTGTGTGTGTDHDTTHASRNLQSSIFNLRSRILPIALKETRHIVRDWRTLTMAIGAPIVMLLLFGYAITFDIRYIRLAVFDGDLSPESRDLIDRFTSSDYFRLAAVVDSDAGLGEPIEAGTAQVAVSIPRGFGDSIRRGDAAKLAVILDGSESNTGTIAAGYVEGILQSFNLDAARAALARAGVTQAPPMPPVEVDMRFWYNPEMESENFIVPGLIAVVMMVMTALLTSLTVVRERERGSLEQLIATPVRTHEVIIGKLLPYFAIGMIDSIIIAVLGVAVFDVPFDGSITLFLAAASVFAVAGLGIGLFISTAAKNQILAMQVAILATMLPAYLLSGFMFAIKNMPAWVQAITYVVPARYFIVMLRGIMLKDLPAHALWPQFAFLAALAVLMLTASIRRFRKKVE